Sequence from the Clostridium butyricum genome:
ATTAATACTAATACATTTTCAAAACTCTCCACAAAAGATTTATACTAAACTATCAATTTTCAATTGCTAAAATTTCTTCTCTTAATAAGTCCATTCCTATTTTTATCTTTTCTTCATTAACCTGATAAAAAGAAATTTTTAGAGAATCTTGTCCTTCATTTGATGATGTATAAAAAACATTTCCTGGTGTTATATATATATTCTTTTTCTTTAATCTTCTAAAAAGTACCTTTGTATCTATTTCTTTATTAATAAGAGTCAGATAAAAATTCAATCCTCCTCTTGGATCCACATAGGACACAATATCTTTAAAATCATTATCTAAAATATCTTTTATCATATTATATCTTTTGCTGTATTCCATGTTAAGTTCCTTAATATTATTTTTCCAGCTTCCTTTTGCAATATACATATCAAGTGCTCTTTGCATCAAACTTGAAGTTGTAATATCTGTGTTGTGCTTAGAACTTTGAAGAACCTCATTAAACACTTCTGGTGCAACAAGATATCCAAGCCTTATTCCTGGAAGGAATATTTTTGAAAAACTCTTTATATAGATAACCCTATCATACTTATCAAGCCATTTAAACGGCATATATTCTAATGAACTTTCATATATAAGTTCTGATAAATAGTCATCTTCTATAATATAAAAATCATATATTTCTGCAAGATCCAAAATACGTTTTTTCTTTTCTATACTATAGCTTACTCCAGTAGGATTCTGAAAATAACTCATAGTATAAAAACACCTAATTTCATTTTTCTGTAAAATCTTCTCAAATGCCTTTAAATCAATTCCATCTTCTTTTATTGGAACCTCAAATATATTAACTTTTCTCCATTTAAATACAGATAAAGCTCCAACATATGTAGGTTTTTCTACAATAACATTATCATTTATGTTAAGAATACTTTTGGATGCAATATCAATTCCTTGCTGTGCGCCTGAAACAACTATTATATCATCATTTTTCAATTTATTTTGCCAAAATACTTCATTTATTGTGTATATTAAATTTGAATACCCACTT
This genomic interval carries:
- a CDS encoding PLP-dependent aminotransferase family protein encodes the protein MELYDDFKFEKEIPKYIQLAEYIKSLIDKRKIKDGDKLPTIRALSQKLKVNNVTVVSAYNKLKNEGYAYQKIGSGSYAKRKEVFSTFRKEYSNSLKNIDSQKSDEIIDFTGETSAEVLFPIDELKEIINEVLERDGAKALMSQNRSGYSNLIYTINEVFWQNKLKNDDIIVVSGAQQGIDIASKSILNINDNVIVEKPTYVGALSVFKWRKVNIFEVPIKEDGIDLKAFEKILQKNEIRCFYTMSYFQNPTGVSYSIEKKKRILDLAEIYDFYIIEDDYLSELIYESSLEYMPFKWLDKYDRVIYIKSFSKIFLPGIRLGYLVAPEVFNEVLQSSKHNTDITTSSLMQRALDMYIAKGSWKNNIKELNMEYSKRYNMIKDILDNDFKDIVSYVDPRGGLNFYLTLINKEIDTKVLFRRLKKKNIYITPGNVFYTSSNEGQDSLKISFYQVNEEKIKIGMDLLREEILAIEN